The Burkholderia mayonis genome window below encodes:
- a CDS encoding ABC transporter substrate-binding protein, giving the protein MIHSAHAQQTVTDLAGRTVRLPSHVERVLLGEGRLLPALAIVERGDPSRRLVGMMGDFEQLDPASYAQWRGTFPHLDDVPRIGRSQAGSFSDERALALRPQVAIFGLGGGHGPGERDRETLARLEAAGVAIVFVDFRHDPLGNTPRSVAVLGQVFGASERAAAFNAEWQRQLDVVRQRLKTAHPAAPTVFLESRVGLATDCCDTMTGMMGRLLDAAGGANVAKGIVPGEHGMLNPEYLLSRQPSVYIGTAIGSAQTLQSAPQRIALGAGVSADVARRSLEQSLRRPQLAPLRAIRQGRAHAIWHHFYNSPFNIVAVQAMAKWLHPELFADLDPRRTLEQMYARFQPVALNGEYWISEAR; this is encoded by the coding sequence TTGATCCATTCCGCACACGCGCAGCAGACCGTCACCGATCTCGCGGGCCGCACCGTCCGCCTGCCGTCGCACGTCGAGCGCGTGCTGCTCGGCGAAGGGCGTTTGCTGCCCGCGCTCGCGATCGTCGAACGCGGCGACCCGAGCCGCCGGCTAGTCGGCATGATGGGCGACTTCGAGCAACTCGATCCGGCAAGCTACGCGCAGTGGCGCGGCACGTTTCCGCATCTGGACGACGTGCCGCGGATCGGCCGTTCGCAGGCGGGCAGCTTCAGCGACGAACGCGCGCTCGCGCTGCGACCGCAAGTCGCGATCTTCGGACTGGGCGGCGGCCACGGCCCCGGCGAGCGCGATCGCGAGACGCTCGCGCGGCTCGAAGCGGCAGGCGTCGCGATCGTGTTCGTCGATTTCCGGCACGACCCGCTCGGCAACACGCCGCGCAGCGTCGCGGTGCTCGGCCAGGTGTTCGGCGCGTCCGAGCGCGCGGCCGCGTTCAATGCCGAGTGGCAGCGGCAGCTCGACGTCGTCCGGCAGCGGCTGAAGACCGCGCATCCCGCCGCGCCGACCGTGTTTCTCGAAAGCCGCGTCGGTCTCGCGACCGACTGCTGCGACACGATGACGGGCATGATGGGGCGCCTCCTCGATGCCGCCGGCGGCGCCAATGTCGCGAAGGGCATCGTGCCCGGCGAGCACGGAATGCTTAATCCCGAATACCTGCTGAGCCGCCAGCCGTCGGTCTACATCGGCACCGCGATCGGCTCCGCGCAGACGCTGCAAAGCGCACCGCAGCGCATCGCGCTCGGCGCGGGCGTGTCCGCCGACGTCGCTCGGCGCTCGCTCGAGCAATCACTGCGGCGACCGCAGCTCGCGCCACTCCGGGCGATCCGGCAAGGCCGCGCGCATGCGATCTGGCATCACTTCTACAACTCGCCGTTCAACATCGTCGCCGTGCAGGCGATGGCCAAATGGCTGCATCCCGAGCTGTTCGCCGATCTCGATCCGCGCCGCACGCTCGAGCAGATGTACGCGCGCTTTCAGCCGGTCGCGCTGAACGGCGAATACTGGATCAGCGAGGCGCGCTGA
- a CDS encoding helix-turn-helix transcriptional regulator, with protein sequence MSGQCTAGLHLVLLLEGELDVSYGDRRIVLTTACRPDARQARRLGRKPLGEMRAFLVNAVEPDTFSRRISKGGYARRLSLGISGEWLQHLQTASRAAMPERLDSLLSAHLSVRFWQPTPRAIALAEQIVRPPAYQPMLQAIYLESRVLDLLAEALAPLQADQHLPAAGAASDAASLGSRGYRRMADLRAFLGSEAAQQLSLDDIARQVGMNANAMQRQFRSVYGTTIFDFLRESSLQRARLALERDAISVKQAAALAGYTSAANFATAYKRRFGVTPKLARRSGQH encoded by the coding sequence ATGTCCGGTCAATGCACAGCGGGGCTGCATCTCGTGCTGTTGCTCGAAGGCGAGCTCGACGTGTCGTACGGCGATCGCCGCATCGTGCTGACGACCGCTTGCCGGCCGGACGCACGGCAGGCCCGGCGGCTCGGCCGCAAGCCGCTGGGCGAAATGCGGGCGTTCCTCGTGAACGCGGTCGAGCCGGACACGTTCAGCCGGCGTATCAGCAAGGGCGGCTATGCGCGCCGCTTGAGTCTCGGCATCTCGGGCGAATGGCTGCAGCACCTGCAGACGGCAAGCCGCGCGGCGATGCCCGAGCGGCTCGATTCGCTGCTGTCCGCGCATCTGTCGGTGCGCTTCTGGCAGCCGACGCCGCGCGCGATCGCGCTCGCCGAGCAGATCGTGCGGCCGCCCGCATATCAGCCGATGCTCCAGGCGATCTACCTCGAAAGCCGCGTGCTCGATCTGCTCGCCGAAGCGCTCGCGCCGCTGCAAGCCGACCAGCATTTGCCCGCGGCGGGCGCGGCGTCGGACGCGGCGAGCCTCGGCTCGCGCGGCTATCGCCGGATGGCCGATTTGCGCGCGTTCCTCGGCAGCGAGGCCGCGCAACAATTGTCGCTCGACGACATCGCGCGCCAGGTGGGGATGAACGCGAACGCGATGCAGCGCCAGTTCCGCAGCGTCTATGGCACGACGATCTTCGACTTCCTGCGCGAAAGCAGCTTGCAGCGCGCGCGCCTCGCGCTCGAGCGCGACGCGATCAGCGTCAAGCAGGCGGCGGCGCTCGCGGGCTACACGAGCGCGGCGAACTTCGCGACCGCGTACAAGCGGCGCTTCGGTGTGACGCCGAAGCTCGCGCGCCGCAGCGGCCAGCACTGA
- a CDS encoding alpha/beta hydrolase: MTGSPSATRRSLLLAGIGSALSPLPCHAAPASAAHGVRRIDTLPGLTDAPAVQTPRSRQIDVSIAGQRRRIFVALPPQPVPPAGHPVLYALDGNAVFHLFAQLARNHAARPGADPANVPAIVALGYATDASYDMQARAADYTLAPLVGNAPNHAVDAAATVDDATDADARRAAGTLRTGADRFLDFVEHDLQPWLAQQFAVDARRQTLFGHSYGGLLTLYALLTRTHLFQRYVAASPSIWWGDRALLPFRDRFVERAAPLDTRVDLLVTAGGLEEGVPNPDPERARRQQARKQVSSAREFVQSVQPVRGLHAECRVIAGEDHGSLVLPSAALAVRIAAGPIAAVTAVPSDSRA; encoded by the coding sequence ATGACCGGCTCCCCTTCCGCGACGCGACGCTCGCTGCTGCTCGCCGGGATCGGCAGCGCGCTGTCCCCGCTGCCTTGCCACGCGGCGCCGGCGAGCGCCGCTCACGGCGTCCGGCGCATCGATACGCTGCCCGGCCTCACCGACGCGCCCGCCGTCCAGACGCCGCGAAGCCGTCAGATCGACGTGTCGATCGCCGGCCAGCGACGGCGCATCTTCGTCGCGCTGCCGCCGCAGCCCGTACCGCCCGCGGGCCATCCGGTGCTGTACGCGCTCGACGGCAATGCGGTGTTCCATCTGTTCGCGCAGCTCGCGCGCAATCACGCGGCGCGGCCGGGCGCCGATCCGGCGAACGTACCCGCGATCGTCGCGCTCGGCTATGCGACCGACGCGTCGTACGACATGCAAGCGCGCGCCGCCGACTACACGCTCGCGCCGCTCGTGGGCAACGCGCCGAACCACGCGGTCGATGCGGCCGCCACGGTCGACGACGCGACCGATGCCGATGCGCGCCGTGCCGCCGGCACGCTGCGCACCGGCGCGGACCGCTTCCTCGATTTCGTCGAGCACGACCTCCAGCCGTGGCTCGCGCAGCAATTCGCCGTCGACGCGCGCCGCCAGACGCTGTTCGGTCATTCGTACGGCGGGCTGCTCACGCTGTACGCGCTGCTTACGCGCACGCACCTGTTCCAGCGCTACGTCGCGGCGAGCCCGTCGATCTGGTGGGGCGACCGCGCGCTGCTGCCGTTTCGCGACCGCTTCGTCGAACGCGCCGCGCCGCTCGATACGCGCGTCGACCTGCTCGTCACCGCAGGCGGTCTCGAAGAAGGTGTGCCGAATCCCGATCCAGAGCGTGCGCGGCGTCAGCAAGCGCGCAAGCAGGTCAGCTCCGCCCGCGAGTTCGTGCAAAGCGTGCAGCCGGTGCGCGGCCTGCACGCCGAATGCCGCGTGATCGCCGGCGAAGATCACGGCAGCCTCGTGCTGCCGAGCGCCGCGCTCGCCGTGCGCATCGCCGCCGGGCCCATCGCGGCAGTCACCGCTGTCCCGTCCGATTCACGCGCATGA